TACCATTTACCCTCTGCCTGCCAACAACTTGGCAAAGGTGGACTATAACGTTCCTTAATCTACGGGAACTAGGAGCTGTTTGAAACAGTTTTGCAGTTTCTTGGGCGGCTTTTGTAGCTCTCAGCAATCGATTCTTCTAGACGGCGACTCTACAATTAGCAAATATGCTATTTGCCCGGCTCTTGCGTGACATCTCTCTCAGGGAACAAATTGCCGATTCTGATAATTGCAATTGTTTCTGTCTCCGCAACTATTTCGGTAGTCCTTGCCGCCCCTTTTCTATTAGCACGACCTGCTTCTGCCATGGGAGCAAATCCGTCTTCGTGTAACAACATCTATTCAACTACTATTACTTCAATGTCAATTAACAATGGTACAATGAGCTTTAATCCAATAGCAAACCCCGGAATTACTTTTGAGGCAAAGAACCATGTTGGATACACCATAACTTACACTTTACACGCTGCGAACCAAAGCCTAGCTGGGAATACCCATAACGGCAGTGCATTTATCAGCACGACAGCCCTAGGCAATTTTGTACATGACGAATGTGATTCGGGATTTGCTCCCAATTTGGACAAGACATTCACTCTAACGATGCCGTATGTCGGATATGGGCCAATCAATAGCCCATTTGCGACTGAAAGCGTTTTTTGGACACGTGGCTGGAGCCAAACTCTTGGGTTGCGTACAACGTAACCTGGTACAATTCACTGAACCAAACTACTACCGTTTCTAACACTACAGCTGGCTCTAATACAACATCAAATACCATTAGCAATGAATCTACAACCAATTCAAACTCATCAGTAATACCATCAACAGCAATTAATCAGGCAAGTTCAACTAACAATGGTTAGACTACTAGAACGCCTGCAGCTGCCGTCTCACGGGTACAGCAAGGCACAATTGCTACAAACGCCAGTGGATTTGCGACAATACTCGGTACAGCAAGTTCTGCTTATACAGGAACAGTAAGCTATACTGCTGGGAGCTCTGTTGAGCTTTGGATACTTCATCAATACGATGTGCCAAGTAGCCAAAACCTCAACACCACATTCAGCAAGCCAATGCTAGTCAATCTCAATGGCCAAACTTATGCCGTATCTGTAATCAATAATGCTGGCTCATCTGATGGTCAATCAGGCTGTACCGTATTTAGTGGAAATGGATTGATGCTGCACGCTTCTGGTCAGACAATTGCGGCATATTCGCTCAAGGTATCAGCAGATAGAGCCACTGTGGCAAACAATTTTGCAAGTGCGTTAGGCGGAGCTAGATTGCACTAAGCTGTACCTGTGATTGAAGACTAGAACAGCTATTGATACTTGACCAGAAGCCACACTGCAGAACAGTGAGCTATTGGATAAACGCGGTTTCTGGCGGGCAATAAAGAAAAGGAGGCTAGCTCCTCACTGCTGTGTTGTGTATGACTCCGTAGATTCCTGTTGTGCTGCTTGCTTCATCCTCATAGAGGCTAGTGCATGAAAAGTCAAAACAGGCGCTGTGCGATACTCCGTGACAGTATATGAAAAGGTAGCGGGCAACAATACCATTGGATCAGCACCACACATTGTTGGTCTCACTTGACATTGCGTCTGACCATCAGGAGATTATAGTTAACAAGATACTTTCAGTGATTGAAAACCACGTGCCTAGTTGGGAGTCTAGTCCGTTATCTGTCTAGATTTGCCTTCACTTCTGGGATTTTGCCTGTCTAGTCCATAGTAGCCTGCTGCGCCGAGTGGCCATATGGCTTTGACTGGCCTACCACGGACTTCAGCAGGTTTCGTTGTCCAACCCTGTTCTGCCGAACAGTAGTTAGCTTCTCTGGCTCATGGTATTTACGCCCTTGAGGACATACTTCGTGGCTGCTAATGCTATATCGCATGTCTGCCTATTGCAGCTTGCTCTCATCTAGCTGCGAGAGTAACCAAGGCGGGCATCGGTCTTATTGTCCAATCTGGCTGTTATCGAGCTTACTGCGCATTCATTAGGTCATTTCAGAGCGAAAGGCAGTTGTACCGTGGATAACTGGTAGTACCAGCGGATAAATGACCATTAGTGAGCTCAAACCTTGCCATTGCTGACCTTGGCTTTGTCGCCAAATGCCCATGCAAGCAGTGTGACCATGAGGCACGAATGGCGTGTGTTGAAACTGATTGCAATTGCTGCAACCTTGAATGCGCATACTCGCTGATAACAAGGAGAAGTTTTGAAGACGAATTGGCCTTCTGAAGCGTAAACCTTTCTTTAAAATTAAATACTAGGACAAGCTACTGAAAGGAACGCCTCGGTTACTTTGCCTTAGAGCAGCTTTGGTGATTGGGCATGGCAACAGCCGCTAGTCGGATATTGCTTGTGGAAGACGAGAAAGACATCCTATCAACCCTTAAACGAGGCCTCGAATCAGAGGGGTTTGCTGTTACGGCGTTTAACAGGCCGGAAGAGGCGCTTGCAAAGTATGACCATGCAGAGTACGACCTTGCACTTTTAGACGTTAGAATGCCGGGAATGAACGGTTTTGAGCTGGCACGGGCACTTTGGGAAAAGAATCCCGGTTTGCAAATTTGCTTTCTGACGGCCTTTG
The Nitrososphaera sp. DNA segment above includes these coding regions:
- a CDS encoding response regulator — its product is MATAASRILLVEDEKDILSTLKRGLESEGFAVTAFNRPEEALAKYDHAEYDLALLDVRMPGMNGFELARALWEKNPGLQICFLTAFEIYAAEARRALPSLKNYCFLTKPIAIEALAKHIRTHLARR